Within Carassius gibelio isolate Cgi1373 ecotype wild population from Czech Republic chromosome A21, carGib1.2-hapl.c, whole genome shotgun sequence, the genomic segment CAGTAGCCCAGTAAGAGAGAATGGGAGAGAGAGAAGGCACATAGTACACTCTTCTTAATGTTATGTGAggcagattcagtgattcatattAAAGAACACGGTTTGCCTTAAGCATGTATTCAAATATGAACTTGGGAGACTCTAACAAAGGTTGATTCAGACAGATTAGTGGATTATGTAAATCAAAAATGCCTTCATAAACATTCTTACATAACAGGCTATTTTTGTCTTTTAactagtttttccttttttttctttttgtgggtCCATAGAATGACGCACACAAACAATATCTCATGAATAAATCTGTTTGATGGGAGAATGATAATTGCATCAGAATGCTTGTAGTACTGATTCATCTGCTGGGTCAagcaacccaaaaaaaaaaaaaaaaatatatataataataataattttatatatatatatatatatatatatatatatatatatatatatatatatatatatatatatatatatatatataaataaaatttttttttggggtatatatatatatatatatatatatatatatatattattcaaataattaatttagattaaaattaagtttagatttttaaaaacattgtaattttttcTAGTCTTTTCATCAATACTTATATCATTTGATATTATCATGTTACCTATATTATTTATAtcatcctaaataaataaaaagatcacAAATAACcatacattattattactattattgttgttataaataaaacaattcagttaatttatttttcaaatatcttcATAAATTATGTATTGCACACTTGTATTCCTATTATTATTGGGAaattccataggcgtaatggtttttatactgtacaaactgtattttctaccatataaatacacataaaccTTTTTGcagttttagattttcaaaacacTTAATACTTTGAGATATTTTAGACTGTTTCTTCATGGGGACCTaaaaaaatgtccccacaagatCAAAATGTACTGGTATTACTATGCTTGTCTCCATAAAATACTGAacaccagtacacacacacacacacacacagacacagacatctTCAGATGGGTACTAAAGCCCAGCGCTTTTCATAGCATTTGAGAAGATAAAGCACAGCACTCTTTGAGGAACATCTGAGTAATTTGCTTCTATCTAAGGTTAGCCATATCCCTCGAGATGAAGACTCGACTACACAGAGTCATATGCTGACGTCTCAGGTTCCTTAACTTAAGCTCTGAATGGCCCACGAGGAAGgatagctgtgtgtttgtgtgcgtgtttatAAAGACGGGGTGTCCAAGTGGATTGAGATATTATTAGTTCAGGCCAACCCCTTCTGCTGACAACGCTAGGATGGCCAAAAAAAGCCCAGAGGGTTCGTGGAGTGCTGGGAGGAGAGGGGGTTTGGTGTGGAAGCAGCAGAAATGGCCAGCAAAGGTGAGAGTCTTCTGCTGCGTTGGGATCGAGCTCTCCTGAGCTATATTGTTTACACATGTAATCTGCTAGTACGAGAAACGCAGGTTGGGAGTAACTGAGGGGGCTGGGGGGAGGTTAGGAGATCAGATTAAAGCTGAGTGGTGTACACTAGAGGTATAGTAATACTGCTGACTGGCCAGCACATCACACAGGACTTCTCAATGGGAGCTTGGCGGGCTGATGGGAAATCTAATGGATGGACTGCCTTCCCGAGCCGACCGATGCATGACTCTAGGATTTTGACGCAAAAAAGGAGGCTTTGATGTCTGAATGAAGGAGGTGAGGTCTTCTCTCAGTCTTATTTTGGCAGTGCTGGCAGATGTCTCCCCAGAGAGATTCAATCTGACCCCGCCATGTTAGGCTGCATTAGCACGAGTGAAGGCCACGTGGAAGATTTCATGCGGAGGGTTTGGATTGATCTGATAAAGGCTTTTTCAGCTTTGCACCAGTGTTCGCCACAGCACAGATTTGCACCTGCGTTTGGAGGATAATCAGGATCAACAGCTGTTGGGGTCTATTGGCTTCACAGGGAAAGGGGCGTGTGAATGCACACTGCCATTAACTGTTCCATAGTGTTTGTATCCATGCACTCTCTGACACGAAGGCTTCTTGTCCATTTATGTTATGTGTTTGTCTCAGAGATGTAACATTTGGACTAGAGCTGTACAAAATATTGTGCAAATTCTTTGGATTCAGATTAGTACGTTcatgtgcaaaaataaatgtgtttacagtcttGACATGTTTGGTCTGCCGTGTATAACATGACCAAGCTTTGTTCGACAAATGTGGTTTCAACAAGTCTAACTGGCAGAGTCAGCTAACtagattactttttaaatttcaaCTTACAGTCAAGTCCTTGacaactttaaagggttagttcacccaaaaataaaaattatgtcattaatgactcaccctcttgtcgttccaaacccgtgagacctccgtttgtctttgaacacagtttaagatattttagatttagtatgagagctctcagtccctccattgaaagtgtgtgtacggtctactgtccatgtccagtaaggtaagaaaaacatcatcaaagtattccatgtgacatcagagggtcagttagaattttttgaagcatgaagataaattttggtccaaaaatagcaaaaaagctacaactttattcagcattgtcttctcttccgtgtctgttgtaagcgagttcaaaaagcagtttgtgatatggttcgtgaacgaatcattcgatgtaaccggatcttcttgtaCCAGtgtaaatcaaactgaatcatttgaaacggtttgcgtctccaataagcattatcTGCAAATGACTTAaggtgttaacttttttaatgtgactgacactccctctgagttaaaaaaaaaacaatatccttGAGTAATttgtttactcaaacagtacactgactgaactgctgtgaagagagaactgaagatgaacacagagccgagtaagataatgaacaaaagattgactcgttctcgagtcaagaaccgtttctgtcagacgcgtccgatttaagagctgatgatactgcgcatgtgtgattcagcgtgaagcagaatgacacacagagcgtctgaaccgaactgattcttttggtgattgattctgaactgattctgggctagtgttataagcgcgggtaaactgaaggcttgaatcaagggcaatcattgcaAATAAcgtcattacgttgagcgcaaaagaaccagtgaaccgttttcttaaactggtttattgaatcgaactgtcctaAAGAATTAccggtgatccgaaaaccgatgcaaatttagggactgagagctcttggactaaatctaaaatatcttaaactgtgtttcgaagatgaacggaggtctcacgggtttggaacgacatgagggtgagttattaatgacataatttagatttttgggtgaaataaccctttcaGGCCACTCCAATGGATTTGAGAATTTTAGAATTTCACCTTTTCTTTTCTGTCCTTTTGCAATTGTTTTCATATTCCACTGAGCCTTGCTCATCCTTTCATTGTGCTGTGTGAGTGTTTTCACCCTTCTTCACATTGCCTGAAATTCAAGACAAAAATAACGACTGACAAAGTTTAGACAAgcaaagtatatttttaatattttgtttttggatACTCACTATGAACTCGACCCCCATCCATTACTGTTCAGTTATACACAAAGAATGTTTGAAACTGGGTGACTGAATaacattatcaatattttttaaaagcatattaaaatagacaGTTTAACAATGGTAATACTGGGTAATGATCACGTTGCAATCTCATTTTATACAATTTCTAAATCAATCAAATCAGAGTAAAACTGTATCCCTCAACAAATTTGGTGTTGACAGTATATGACCACTCATTGCTAAAACGTCCTGCTAGCGAACTAAAAAAGAGGTTGCAGATGTTTATATATTCACATATGGCATCCCTTTTGGCATCTTATTTTTGCTCCCCTCTGTTAAACTTGATAAATTACCAGATAACACATCAAGGTAAAAGAGAAACTTGTCCTCTTGAAACAGAGAGATAATTCAACTGCAACAACAAGAAATTAAGGGACAAAGGAAAATCAACATTTTCATAACTGCTTGGACAATAAGATGACATAGTAAAcagtgcataaatgtaaattggcttattttatcaaattaaaaagtGCTATGAACTGAACGGCTGTTGATTTGATAAAAGAAAAAGAGTGAGGGATAGGCTAATTAGCTTATCCTTTTTTTGAAGTTGAATTTTATTGAAAAATTtggaaataatcaaaataattttgtttatattcaaaagagaaagacacaaaattgatatttaatttaaaatatctacAATAAACTATTAATTCTAAGGTGAATTCATTCAACTAAATTTAGTGGACTAACTCAAAGAATGGAGGAAAATCtgcattcattttttataaatttagatTTTACCACAAAACAATGACCAGACACCCTGTGCAAACATACATATCTGAAACCCCAAATACTCCAACACAAGCCACCCAACCCCCCCCCGCCCCGCGTCCCCCTTTAAGACCGACTTCAAAGCAGTACTGTCATTACATTTCTCCATcagtctctttttctctttcttacgATTATGCTGTCTGACTATGCCTCTGTTTATTTCCCTGACATCTCACACATTCATTTTTCTTACCCTCCATAGTGTTGGATCTGTTATACTGGCGGGATGTGGGGACCACCGGGCTGGTGTTTACAGGTTTGGTTGTGGGTTTAGCTTGTTTGTTCCAGCTCAGTGCCATCACGATCCTTTCCAACCTCAGTTTGGGCATCATGGCCTTCACCTTCTCTATACGCTTACTCTACAAAGCCATGACGCTTGTCCGCCTCAGTGATGGATCTCATCCCTTTCAGTGAGTACGCTGTAAAACAAATAACATGTTTCTACACAGCCGTAACCCTGAAGGTGTAACTGACATGTTGTTTACTGTCTCTCTTGGAGTAGATGGAGTAGTAGCAGTCTTGTCAGTGTTTGCATGTCGATGAGTTGATTAGTTCAGTAATTCATTCAACAATGACACAAGTGCAATTGTGGTGTGCTATGAAAACACTCTAAACTCTTGTTTGTGTGATAATGCTTACAGTTACAGTCTGCTCTATTTGCAAGCTGGTTTGAAAGAATGTGTTCACTCTGATGTAGTCTATATCAAGTTGATCATTggttaaaatattcaaaattaaatatacatattaaaatattaattcttgAGATGCATAACTGGTATGCAGATTTAAAACAAATGCTGTATGATTTGGCAGGAGCTTGATGGAGGGAAAAGCACCTCAGATAAGTCTGGATTAATACATGTAATCTTTCTCAGCTGGTCcacttttctttattaaaaaggTCATATTTGGATGAGGACTGTACGCTGACAGACGAGGACACAGTTCGTATGGCGGAACAAATCGTTCTGCTGATTGCTACGGCTGTCACCGAGTTGAAGAGGCTGTTCTTCATCGATAGCATCATGGACTCAGTGAAGGTCTCACATGCGTCTTAAATATCTCACCTTGGCTAAACCAAGCAATTTTTATGCTTTTACTGTAATTTATGGCCTATACTTTCATTACACTTGGGGATGGTACTCACTTACGTAATTAGTCCTGATATGAACTATAACCATGTGCTTTCATTCCCAAAG encodes:
- the LOC127941517 gene encoding reticulon-2-like; the encoded protein is MASKVLDLLYWRDVGTTGLVFTGLVVGLACLFQLSAITILSNLSLGIMAFTFSIRLLYKAMTLVRLSDGSHPFQSYLDEDCTLTDEDTVRMAEQIVLLIATAVTELKRLFFIDSIMDSVKLVVFLYLLTYVGVQANGLTLIMTGVICAFSLPLLYRLQQARIDKIVKAIKTLVEKVTEIVDLVISLAKPAPAPAPSPAPAPTPKHKQKTK